In the genome of Aricia agestis chromosome 4, ilAriAges1.1, whole genome shotgun sequence, the window GCAGGATGGCGTAGGTCTTGTAGTCAGTAGCAATGACGTTCAGTTTGCTGTCCACCATTTTTCTGCTAGCTGGAGAAGAGACGAAAacgttacatattttaataattttgtagaaGGGATTGTCATAAAGCTTTGTACtcaaagaaagtaatatttttaggcaTTCTTTATTAAGAAGGCTTTTTTCTATGATATTCCTAGTAGCAGTTCTTAAAATAGAGGCAACTAAGATACGAACAATCAAATCTACTCACGTCCGTATGGGTATGAGCAGATCAGTTTTCCATGGTTGGCCGCCTCAGGGTCCAGTTTGCCGACTCCGTCAATGCATCGCTCCTTGCCGTTGAGGACGTTGCAGTTCTTGATTTTGAAAGTGTCTCCTTCCAACGTGTATTCAGCCCTGCCACACATGCCCTGTTCCCTCGCGGTGTTCTTGTATCTGGCTAGCTCGTACCATGTACCTTGTGCGAACTGTAACATAATGTAGGAGTTTGTTTTAGCAGAGCCGTAcaataaaaagttatatttgagtttttagATGACATATTATTGTATCATTAAAGAACGTCCGCAACTACGTTGTGcctaaatttgtttatcgcgccggaaccgtacatttttccgggataaaaactataatttgtctttcccgggactcaagatATCTCCATGACCAGCAAAATCAtttcagcagtttaagcgtgaagaggtatcaggtaacagacagactcatagacatgagacagacagacagacacactttcgcattcattatattagtatttaagtatttataatatgtgtatggatagtatggaagtatggatggaagaaattgattgataggacctacgtcatttagtcggattattttatttcaatattggTCGTAAgctatcggctgggtttgatataattattatcacaacTAAATTACTTACACCATCtgatatttaaaaactttgtcAGAACTTACTTCGTCATATTTAAAGTCAGCGACGGTGTCCACCGGGGGACAGCTGTGGTCAGCAGCAGCTGCAGCCACCAGGGCGAGTAGGACAAATCGGTACATGGTTGCCAAGGTTCAGATCTGACTGACAACAAAGTCTCCGGCGCCggtatttataaaattgttaacTTTTATCTCTGGTCAAACGTTAAAGGTCTACTGTTATCCGAATACTTTCGGGCTTCTAAAAAGTTGAGAtaattttgatgtttttttgCTTATGGAATTTTTGGTAATCATctcactgccgcactcagagacgattattaattacttaattgtatttaaataaagattttgacttaAGCGCCAAACtgcatacattatctgtcaaagacgtcatttaattatcattaaatgtctctgagtacggcgcggCGCGCGGTTAGATGCATTTGttgtaaaaacatattttacgtACCGTAACTGTTTTTATGATATCTTCTTATTCGGTTTGgcgtttaaatattgaaataaaggTAACAATGCCTGTTGCTACCTTACGCATTATCTTGTTGTTAATGTTTTAAAGGTTTATTTTGCGCTTATCCATCATTGCACTAATACTAATATAGTCAAAATAATATCACCATACCTtaacaaatacaataattttaacttgctgtttttattacttttggaacgaagttccttatcacgCGTTGCGAaaaggggctagacggaaaaagttgtaacgacatgacacaaaatTGTCaatatattacaactagagcaaaaatgctataatagttgtaagccgtgcggtagcgcgtgtttctctctctgtttctctttttttttttttttttattataacaacGTTTCATCgtggtgtcccttgacacctctcaagttaaaaaaaattcaattaagcTAGGTTGTATTTATTGTTTAGGATAATTTTGGCGTGATAGGATAAGCGACAAAACCATTGAATAGAAGCATAATCAACTTAAGATTGAGAACAagagagtaaaaaaaaaatcatactatttgctattatattttattaataaaaataaataaaaataaactactaCATTAAGATAATGCATTAACGATAACACAAagtaacaatacaataatactaCTGTAGACAGTCGCCGACGAACTGGGCTCGTCGCAGTCTTCGCTCTGTTCCACCTGGATGAAGTAAGGCTGGTGGAGCTCCGGTCTGCGTGATATTAACGCGTTGATGGTGGTGACGTCAGCTTCGAGCATGCTACGAGTCCTACTCAGCTTCCATACGCCAACTGAAAACAGATTTTACTGATTAATTGGTTTGAATTCAATCATTGTGTTAttatttgtactatcagagaagttgattcataggcagatggtagaCCTATGTaacttggtcgcgttatgtcaacaGAACTGTACAATTAACGAATGTCGACGTGAcgtgggtctgtcaactgcctatgaatcaatttcctcgatggaaCACATACACGATTTcatttctgaatataataaatatgacaAAACGAGTGGACCGAAAGCAGACCAGAAAGCAAAGAGATAAATTGtagattagctttgtccacactgtgctttttttttgttcatcaagggcatgcgttatagcgcagtcaacagcgaacgtgaggcatgccgcATGCCCCTGacgcgcgttgaaatcgtagcgctcgctatgacacttttctttcaacgcgggtggattttgacgcattcaattattgaatatgccaaagaaagttgaataaaaaggaGATGACGAAATTTGAAGACGCAATTgcataatgtggacatagctaatagctttgtccacactgtgcctgtTTCTGTTCGTCAatggcatgcgttatagcacagttaacagcgaacgtgaggaatacccgcgacgcatgccctctgaccgtatccaaaactttcgctttgttattttgtttctgGAATTCCTTATAaccaaataagccgcacatattccacccagtaaaacgttctcgtcgcacatgttacaaagctgacagacactgaaactgaacaaaaataacaatgctggcgttgcgttcgttaacgccttcaattattgaaagcgccaaacgaaatttgaatacaaagaagatgacgaaaattgaagacgaaagcgcatagtgtggacatagctagtAGGTGATTAAGCTGCCTTTTAGACAATTGCATCGCATACACGCATACTACTCCTTAAAATCTTGAATCACCTTTAGACCTCATAAATTTGATAGTGAGTCCCAGATTTAGTAGCCACAACTTAAAAAAGTTGCCTGTATATAAAGGTCGTTCTGCAATGTAACCAAACTAGTGTCATAACAACTTACCCGATCGGTGGAAGTCTCCTACATTAACGCAGCTGTACGCCACCGAGTATGAGAGGTAGTTCGTCTCCAACACGTAAAGCCACATCGACACCATGGTGGGATTCTcttctgtaaaaaaaaagaaaatgaatgaATCTCTGACAGAGGATATACCACGTTTGTCTTTCGGCAATTGTCATGTTTTTATCACAAATTTCCACAGAATAACAAAGCATTTTAGTAGAATAACAAAGAGTTTTAGTAACGTGGATTTAAAACTGGAATTCAATGTAATTTTATATAGACAACAAGTGTTTACTTTATAAGTTAGTCCTTCCATCTCTCATTATGAAGTGGAAAAGTTTTTCTTGTAAATTCTTAGTTTACTTACCATCATCACCATCTCGGATGGGCAGATTGACGACTAGCTTAGCGGATCCGTCAGTTGAATTCACAGTAGCTGTTCCAGTCACTGTGTCCAGTGCGTCCTCGATCACTTGCCAGTTCAGGACAGTCACTACGCCAGTGTCCTCGTCCAGCGTGTACCTGGCACCGACGCAAGATCCACTTTCGTGGATCTGAGGGTACCTCTCTATCTGATACCATGTCCCTGTGTACTGTGAAAATGCAATATTTTAACTCCtatgttaataaaaatggaCCTGTCTGATTAGgataatgtaaaattaaagatttgaaaaattacataaaaatataacgaaaaaaaataactcaacattttttaaaGATCAAAAAAttctatatatatttattaatcaaaatattataagtttaaaccataaagttaatatacctagcggaatagagcaacaatctcgagctgtcaaacgaaaccaaaattgaaaaaaaagagcttgctcaggcctttgtttctctattccgctaggtatattaactttatggcttgAACTACATTTTAAGGTAACCTTAAACTTACTTGTGCTGGATCGAACTGCTGTTGAACTGGTATATTCTCATCACACTGTCCAGGTAGGATCACCTGGTCACCGCTCTGTTCTGGGTAGTGGAAACAGGCGTCATCACTTTGGTTTACTGCCAGGTAGAAATGTGGTTCCAGCACTCTATTAGCAGCAATGAGTGGTGCCATAGAATATTGCGCAGCTTGTGTTAGACTTCTTGCTTTACTGTGTTTTGCGCTCCAtactacaaaattaaaaaaaaaaacattcattgGGCAACAATATAACTTAATtattcacatattttttttgcgaAATGAGAACTTACCTCTCATATATTCACTATCAGGAATATTCTCGCAAGAGTACAATAGAGAATAACTATCATAATCTGTCGCAAGCACCCATACGTctgaaattataagaaaaaggTCTAAAAATCGATATGTCAAGAtatgttttattcatttctACTTCTaccaaatattttatgtaacggTTCTAGGATATATTGCGAATGTAAGAGAGATCCTTGGCCTGGGAAGTCTTCATTTTGAAGAGAAAACGATTTACTGCGGCAGGCAACTCAAAAGTTTTACTTAACTCAATGTTAAATTGaagttaatctatatatataaaactcaaaggtgactgactgattgacatagtgatctatcaatgcacagcccaaaccactggacggatcgggctgaaatttggcaagcaggtagatgttataacgtaggcatccgctaagaaaggattttgataaattccaatcccaaggggttcaaataggggatgaaagtttgtatataataatactttttaacgcgagcgaagccgcgggcaaaagttcgTTAATCATaaactctgagtgcggccgctATTATGAATACGTTATAAAAAGTTATATCTATTTTGGCCAAATAAATGTTGGCTACGTACCTTCAACACGTCCATCGCTGTAAGTCTTCGTGAGTCTGCCATCACTGGTAACTGTGACTGTACTGGTGCTACTTTCAGCGACGACGTCGAAGACGCTGGTATCGACGACTTGGTATTGGTTGCCTACAGCGCTGAAGGTTGAGCTGATGCAGTCACCAACATTGCCGTCGACTGGATACCGCTCGATTTCATGCCACCATCCTTCATACTGTCaagaacaataatattttttataaaaatatatccgaGGATGAGACCTTGTTAATAGTTTGTTTCTCTATCCACACATGCTAAATACTACTTATACTAAAAATAGTAACAGTGGTTATCAAGAAACctgtaagtaggtatataaattCACTTGTTTAACGTATAAAATTGGTAACTTTTAAGAGCCACTGCACTTACCCTCTGGGGGTCAAATCCATTCATTCCAGATATTTCTTCGCATCGACCACGGAAGAGAGGAGCCTCATTTGTGTTAACCTCTGGTATGTAGAAACAAGAGTCTTCCGTTTGACTAGTCGGTTGATAGTATTCTTCTAGCAGTCCCTGGGTTGAATCGATGATTGGTTTCATGATTTCCTCCGCTTCACTACTTAAAGTTGGACCGCGACTGAGTTTCCAGCTTGTAACTAAAAGATAGAAACAATATTTCTATTAATTGTGCTAAATGTTCTATGATTTAGACTTTAAGTTGAATATTAAGGGGTAGTTGTAATTTTTAAGAGGTATGGTAAAGGGTTATTTTTTATTCACAATAAGTTACCTTGTCTATTTCCATTATCTAAGTTTCTGCAACTGTACACCAGCGCAAAACTTTCGTAGTCCGTTTCAAGTACGTAGTAATTGGCCACGTTGACTACTGAAacacaaaacattatattaattattattattatgtacacgCATATATGATCAAAgagaataatataatcactacgttttattttattacgattttaTTTCAGCTAGTCTaagactgccttcacattacgtcgcgagccgcgcggctgccgcactactcgcgattagacttaatgtgaaggcagccttaggtCTCCCGTAACACTTTAATTATTCTTACTTCCACCCGCCAGTTCGAACGTGACTGAGAGCAATCCACTGCCATCGGTAGAAGCGACGACAGCAGTTCCAGTCATGGTATCCAGAGTGCGGTTAAAAACTTGAGTGTTGAATACATCCACGACGTCGTCGCCGAGGGAATATATCGCACGCGCACATTCGCCAAATTGGAATAATTGAGGATAGCTGGCGATCTCATACCATTGGCCGAGGTACTAAAAGATTAATTGTTAATTAGAGGTACTATTTGTTATGCTATACATATCTACGAGTGTACATCACCGATATACGAGGCAGCTACTGAATTTTTTACACTAACTACCGCActcagaaataaatattaattacataagtGTAATCATGGATATTTTGACGTAAGCCTTTATTATTTGTCAAATCTTTCAtgaaactatagtttgtgcgttttatgatgatatgcgtgacacattataatagggatgatggcaaggtcaaagatttgcgaattttgttaataaaattaagaaatcatggtaaaaaataaatgttcccaaaatttcagcttgatagcatttgtatttttttttgatatgcgccttcaaatttggatattcaagtcgatttttttttcaattaaatttcttaatatttgtatacaaatcgataacttatgcaattaaaagcaacttttgttatgaaaccactttcataaacgcaatatttaatatacctgtcgaacaaagtcttccgatgcgtacaaactacgaaagactgacgtcatactttcgtagcactttgtatggagcgttacgggcaggtcttttttatgaaatatttgaattgtcataacttggtgaatttttaagctattagaGTCATTCTTTCGATGATGTTTCtgttttttaagtgtctttcaattaagtaccgataagaaaaaaaaatagtcatcatgcctattgacaatagtagggaagttacctaacaaaaattaatcgatagtttaaaaatatcgaatcacttcgtaaaggaattgcaattcagtggtgccggcgatttaagatggccacccttttttatcgatttgatttcgattcaaccgagtcaatctctattgacataagttccatttcatgcatatgacatttttcaaatgttttcgtaacaataattttatactcctattccacagttaatatttataatttttattaataagttagcatttagcatcttttcatttttattcatttacaattaaaggaaacatttgtttttatagatggaatataatttattatattttgattcttttttgttttcttgtaaaaaaaacccgtagcaaggaacatgaaaactgtcacccatatcatcttagaacgcacaaactataaatttaaatcataataattaaacgtCTCTGAATGTGACCTTTAGTGACTAACCGCCGCGTAATTGATTACAATCAAACATCTCCTTGTGaatttttttaccttttctGCGTCAAAGTCTTGTTTTGCTTGTATAGTTTCATCACATGGTCCAATTAAGTCTATTGAAGGTTCGCCTTCATATTCTGGATAGTAGAAACAACCGTTGAGAGTCTGATCAGTCTCTTCATAGTAACCGCTGAACAAATCCACGGTATTGTTGACAATTGCCTCAATCCTTTCATTGGCGTTAGTAGATAGGCCTTCCTGTGATCTGCTAAGCTTCCAGCTGTAGACTGTGAGAAAAAcgtgaaattaatttaaaaaatctataaaaataaaaaaaaagagtaatGGTTTataactaggcctttacatccgtaatggatgatttatacagtatttatcagagcgaagtaaccactccacaaatactgtagtgcctgggacaagatttttaaatgtcctgtGTTTGATGTGATGCCCAAGCGCATATGGCATTCTCatatcatagtcggcctagtccagagaaaagaactagtcaatacgtctgggaccaactatgtgcgggtttcctcacaaTGTTTTCCTTTACCGTACGAGCGTCTATTATGTAC includes:
- the LOC121726658 gene encoding bilin-binding protein-like — encoded protein: MYRFVLLALVAAAAADHSCPPVDTVADFKYDEFAQGTWYELARYKNTAREQGMCGRAEYTLEGDTFKIKNCNVLNGKERCIDGVGKLDPEAANHGKLICSYPYGPSRKMVDSKLNVIATDYKTYAILHYCKHDEANNIHMDLSWVLGRSKSISPEDREKVIKIIKDSPVLVEKKYEEVDFSEEACKITV